A single Crateriforma conspicua DNA region contains:
- a CDS encoding sulfatase-like hydrolase/transferase — MIAIAAASFILGTIHTARADDRPNILWITSEDNGPELGCYNDAYADTPRIDALASRSLRYKRCWSNAPVCAPARTTIVSGMYATSLGAHHMRSAVGLPDAMRLYPLVFRDAGYYTSNNNKTDYNFANPEPGWHDSSRQAHWRGRAENQPFFAVFNFTVSHESKIRNKPHTLVHDPAKAKLPAYHPDTPEVRRDWAQYYDRLTEMDAMVGKVLDDLKADGLDDSTIVFYYGDHGSGMPRSKRWPFDSGLHVPLLVHVPEKFRPVAPENYLPGGMSDRLVAFVDLAPTALSMAGIQPPENMQGVPFAGQFAGEAKPFIFGYRGRMDERIDEVRSCTDGRFVYMKHFYPDRPYLKHVEFMFQTPTTQVWKRMFDEGKLNDAQSKFWQPKPSEELFDLESDPDETVNVAGRPEHADRLRRMRQAMQDWSIETRDLGLLTEAEIHRRSGDQAPRTFGLSPDYEIEQLVQVAYACTDRENPPSLGKLNQWVRSSESGVRYWAVRSFLCRPDDAWKNDASIAKMLEAAMLDDSPSVRVAAAEVAMQMDGPLRQRAPAVLANLADVDNYGQLVPVAALNVLDKYWSELPDDLRERVEALPEKTKDAPQRVSGYVGRLLKHVQSLP, encoded by the coding sequence ATGATCGCCATCGCTGCGGCTTCGTTCATCTTGGGAACCATCCACACGGCGCGGGCCGACGACCGCCCGAATATTTTGTGGATCACAAGCGAGGATAATGGGCCCGAACTGGGTTGCTACAACGACGCTTACGCCGACACGCCGCGTATCGACGCGTTGGCATCGCGATCGCTTCGATACAAGCGATGCTGGTCCAACGCCCCGGTTTGCGCGCCGGCGCGAACGACGATCGTGTCTGGCATGTATGCCACCAGCCTGGGCGCGCATCACATGCGAAGCGCCGTCGGGTTGCCCGATGCCATGCGTCTGTATCCGCTGGTCTTTCGCGACGCCGGTTATTACACCAGCAACAACAACAAGACCGACTATAACTTTGCGAATCCCGAACCCGGCTGGCACGACAGCAGTCGCCAAGCGCACTGGCGTGGTCGCGCCGAAAACCAGCCTTTCTTTGCCGTTTTCAACTTCACGGTCAGCCACGAAAGCAAGATCCGTAACAAGCCTCACACCTTGGTGCATGACCCGGCCAAAGCCAAATTGCCCGCCTACCATCCCGACACACCGGAGGTCCGGCGTGATTGGGCGCAGTATTACGACCGGTTGACCGAAATGGATGCGATGGTCGGCAAGGTTTTGGATGACTTGAAGGCCGACGGCTTGGACGATTCCACCATCGTCTTTTACTACGGGGATCATGGCAGCGGCATGCCACGTAGCAAACGTTGGCCGTTTGATTCGGGGCTGCACGTCCCCCTGTTGGTTCATGTCCCTGAAAAGTTTCGTCCCGTTGCACCGGAGAACTATCTTCCCGGCGGTATGTCGGACCGATTGGTTGCCTTTGTTGATTTGGCCCCCACCGCGTTGTCGATGGCGGGCATCCAACCGCCGGAAAACATGCAAGGCGTTCCTTTTGCGGGTCAGTTCGCCGGCGAAGCCAAGCCGTTCATCTTCGGTTATCGCGGCCGGATGGACGAACGAATCGACGAGGTCCGAAGCTGTACCGATGGTCGCTTTGTGTACATGAAACACTTTTATCCGGACCGTCCCTACTTGAAGCACGTCGAATTCATGTTTCAAACACCGACCACGCAAGTGTGGAAACGGATGTTTGACGAAGGCAAGCTGAACGATGCCCAAAGCAAGTTCTGGCAACCCAAGCCGTCGGAGGAATTGTTCGATCTGGAAAGCGACCCTGATGAAACCGTCAACGTGGCTGGTCGCCCCGAGCATGCTGATCGGCTTCGTCGGATGCGTCAGGCGATGCAAGACTGGAGCATCGAAACCCGTGACTTGGGTTTGCTGACCGAAGCGGAAATCCATCGACGCAGCGGCGACCAGGCGCCGCGGACGTTCGGATTGAGCCCCGACTATGAAATCGAACAGTTGGTTCAGGTCGCCTATGCCTGCACCGATCGAGAAAACCCGCCGTCATTGGGCAAGTTGAATCAGTGGGTTCGCAGCAGTGAATCGGGCGTCCGCTACTGGGCGGTGCGCAGTTTCCTGTGCCGACCGGACGATGCGTGGAAGAACGACGCATCGATCGCCAAGATGCTGGAAGCCGCCATGTTGGATGATTCCCCCAGCGTCCGTGTGGCCGCGGCGGAAGTCGCCATGCAAATGGACGGTCCTTTACGGCAGCGTGCTCCGGCCGTGCTGGCGAATCTGGCCGACGTGGATAACTATGGCCAATTGGTGCCGGTCGCGGCGTTGAACGTTCTGGACAAGTACTGGTCCGAGCTTCCCGATGATTTACGAGAACGCGTCGAAGCGTTGCCGGAAAAAACGAAAGATGCCCCGCAGCGTGTTTCCGGCTATGTCGGTCGCCTGCTGAAGCACGTTCAGTCGCTGCCTTAG
- a CDS encoding chorismate synthase, producing the protein MEILGGPLFTVAGAGESHGPAVTTIVGGCPPGFFFRRQQVQTFLDRRRPGGNKHGTPRNEKDKVVFLSGLYQDDHDELLTGTKIQVEADGAEFSTEGYEAGYTTGEPIAAMVLSTSKKSGDYGQFTGPTGEVRPGHTDLLKYHKSRGRVDVRGGGRSSYRSTISDVIGGSIARLFLQQTFGTVFLSSICRVGPIAAKTSLASVVNEMVISQPGVRLDSEAITGIEDQVNAPEIPSIDHEFAANAAELIKQTRKAGDSLGAMVEVIGINVPPLLGDPLYDSLKVRLMGTLGGLNAVQSCEVGDGIDVVARVGSRNNDPIRHDGYQGNTHGGLLGGMTSGMPLVMRVGFKPTSTIHSAQKSVRKNLDEIDFQLEKGRHDPCVGVRAGVTLESRMAIEVINAALSHQAGLLDKPFQPLF; encoded by the coding sequence ATGGAAATCCTAGGCGGGCCGCTGTTTACGGTCGCCGGCGCGGGTGAATCCCACGGGCCGGCGGTCACCACCATCGTGGGCGGATGTCCGCCCGGCTTCTTTTTCCGTCGCCAGCAGGTCCAGACTTTTCTGGACCGACGCCGTCCCGGTGGCAACAAGCACGGCACGCCGCGTAACGAGAAAGACAAGGTGGTCTTTCTGTCGGGGCTGTATCAAGACGATCACGACGAATTGCTGACCGGAACCAAGATCCAGGTCGAAGCCGACGGTGCCGAGTTTTCGACCGAGGGCTACGAAGCCGGATACACCACCGGCGAACCGATCGCCGCGATGGTTCTGTCGACCAGCAAAAAGTCGGGCGACTACGGCCAATTCACCGGGCCGACCGGCGAAGTCCGACCGGGACACACCGATCTGCTGAAGTATCACAAGTCGCGGGGACGCGTCGACGTTCGCGGCGGCGGTCGTTCCAGCTATCGCAGCACCATCAGCGATGTCATCGGCGGGTCGATCGCCAGGCTGTTTTTGCAGCAAACCTTTGGCACGGTTTTTCTGTCATCGATCTGCCGCGTCGGTCCCATCGCCGCGAAGACAAGCCTGGCATCGGTGGTCAACGAAATGGTGATATCCCAGCCGGGAGTCCGGTTGGATTCGGAAGCCATCACCGGCATCGAAGATCAAGTCAATGCACCGGAGATCCCGTCCATTGACCACGAGTTTGCCGCCAATGCCGCCGAACTGATCAAACAGACACGCAAAGCGGGCGATTCACTGGGTGCGATGGTGGAAGTCATCGGGATCAATGTCCCGCCTTTGCTGGGCGATCCGCTGTATGACAGCCTGAAAGTCAGGCTGATGGGAACGCTAGGCGGGTTGAATGCCGTTCAGTCATGCGAAGTCGGTGACGGCATCGACGTCGTCGCCCGCGTCGGCAGCCGCAACAACGATCCGATCCGTCATGACGGGTATCAAGGCAACACCCATGGCGGATTACTGGGTGGCATGACCAGCGGGATGCCCTTGGTGATGCGGGTTGGATTCAAACCAACGTCGACGATTCATTCGGCACAGAAGAGCGTCCGAAAGAACTTGGACGAGATCGATTTCCAATTGGAAAAAGGTCGCCACGACCCCTGCGTTGGCGTTCGTGCCGGTGTGACCCTGGAATCGCGGATGGCGATCGAAGTGATCAACGCAGCCCTTTCCCACCAAGCCGGCTTATTGGACAAGCCATTTCAACCTCTGTTTTAG
- a CDS encoding S1 family peptidase: MNTSERSVRNLIRCILGLAMAVIAVGTGTNASADSENYNRVLKSTAWIITSDADDETSTGTGVYVDAEKRLVLTNAHVVGDSRSAVVFFPDIKDGLPRVERKHYLTNVVKLAQPGKVVAIDRRRDLALIQLPKAPENAEAITIAETSTTPGSKVDTIGNPGDSDVLWVYTAGRVRSVYDKKFKSSHGEHDFRAVETQSPIKPGDSGGPVVNDEGQLVAIAQSFSPQSPLVSFCVDVLEIRKFMAEGWKQAPIATKTLLENAGIEHEKHSTGHYRVDFEYATGKKQQVFVAKNTEYYQRADVRRVWSLVQVSKESPSTELMMRLLRQSSATKIGSWAVEKNDNGEFLLIYMAKLDATSPDEAVSGTIEYVAKIAGAMNSELNPDAKEKSAAATLASWLAD, from the coding sequence ATGAACACGTCTGAACGATCCGTCCGGAACCTGATTCGGTGCATCTTAGGCCTGGCGATGGCAGTGATTGCCGTCGGCACCGGCACGAACGCGAGCGCCGATTCGGAGAATTACAACCGTGTCTTGAAGAGTACCGCTTGGATCATTACCAGCGATGCCGACGACGAAACGTCCACCGGAACGGGCGTCTATGTCGACGCGGAAAAGCGACTGGTGCTAACCAACGCGCATGTGGTCGGCGACAGCCGTTCGGCCGTGGTCTTCTTCCCCGACATTAAGGACGGCTTGCCGCGGGTCGAACGCAAACACTACCTGACCAACGTCGTCAAACTGGCCCAGCCCGGCAAAGTCGTGGCGATCGATCGGCGTCGGGATTTGGCCCTGATTCAGTTGCCCAAAGCCCCCGAAAACGCCGAAGCGATCACGATTGCCGAAACCAGCACCACGCCGGGATCCAAGGTCGACACGATCGGAAACCCGGGTGACAGCGACGTGCTGTGGGTGTACACCGCCGGCCGGGTCCGCAGTGTTTACGACAAGAAATTCAAATCCAGCCACGGCGAACACGATTTTCGCGCCGTGGAGACCCAGAGCCCAATTAAGCCCGGCGATAGCGGCGGCCCGGTCGTCAATGACGAAGGCCAATTGGTGGCGATCGCCCAATCATTTTCGCCTCAAAGCCCGTTGGTCAGCTTTTGCGTGGACGTTTTGGAAATCCGGAAATTCATGGCAGAAGGTTGGAAACAGGCCCCCATCGCCACCAAGACTTTGCTGGAGAACGCCGGCATCGAGCACGAAAAACACTCGACCGGCCACTATCGCGTGGACTTCGAATATGCCACGGGAAAGAAACAGCAGGTTTTCGTCGCCAAGAACACCGAATACTACCAGCGTGCCGACGTGCGACGTGTTTGGTCGCTGGTCCAAGTGTCCAAGGAATCCCCATCGACCGAGCTGATGATGCGGTTGTTGCGGCAAAGTTCCGCCACGAAGATCGGATCTTGGGCCGTTGAAAAGAACGACAATGGCGAATTCTTGTTGATCTACATGGCCAAACTGGACGCGACCTCCCCGGACGAAGCCGTCAGCGGAACGATCGAATACGTCGCCAAGATCGCCGGGGCGATGAACAGCGAACTGAACCCCGACGCCAAGGAAAAATCGGCGGCCGCCACCCTGGCATCGTGGCTGGCCGACTGA
- a CDS encoding AP2/ERF family transcription factor, with protein MRANRNITRIDRKTTGGYLVRVMRRGELTSWYFSDKEYGSKRKALAAAKEYRDELEGGLAGYSAKQLAKKQRSNNTSGVVGVRLVEEKDPRWPSQPTYRYWVAQWSPQKGIRRTKRFSVEKYGEDKAYKMAVQARKKGVAEMEDR; from the coding sequence ATGCGAGCCAACCGAAACATCACCCGTATCGACCGCAAAACCACCGGCGGCTATCTGGTCCGTGTCATGCGGCGCGGCGAATTGACGTCCTGGTACTTCAGCGACAAGGAGTACGGCAGCAAACGAAAGGCTTTGGCCGCGGCGAAAGAGTACCGCGATGAACTGGAAGGCGGATTGGCCGGCTATAGCGCCAAACAGTTGGCCAAGAAGCAGCGCAGCAATAACACCTCCGGCGTCGTCGGCGTTCGCTTGGTCGAAGAAAAGGACCCACGTTGGCCTTCACAACCGACCTACCGATACTGGGTGGCCCAGTGGAGTCCGCAAAAGGGAATTCGCCGTACCAAGCGGTTCAGTGTTGAAAAGTATGGCGAAGACAAGGCCTACAAAATGGCGGTCCAAGCGCGCAAGAAGGGCGTCGCCGAAATGGAAGACCGCTAG
- the rpiB gene encoding ribose 5-phosphate isomerase B, protein MSKNFDVRLALGGDHAGFTLKSDVAQRYADQVVSLVDCGTDTAESCDYPDFAVAVSKELLAGRADKGLLICGSGVGVSVAANKIPGIRAAICHDTYSARQGVEHDDMNVLCIGGRIIGSELAFEIIDAFLNATYAPQPRHQRRLDKVLEIEKKGIQA, encoded by the coding sequence ATGTCCAAGAACTTTGATGTCCGTCTTGCCCTGGGGGGCGATCACGCCGGCTTCACCCTGAAATCCGATGTCGCCCAACGATATGCCGACCAAGTCGTTTCGCTGGTCGATTGTGGGACGGACACAGCGGAAAGCTGTGACTATCCCGATTTCGCGGTCGCGGTGTCGAAAGAATTGTTGGCCGGACGCGCCGACAAAGGCTTGCTGATTTGTGGCAGCGGCGTCGGGGTCAGTGTCGCGGCGAACAAGATCCCGGGGATCCGCGCGGCGATCTGCCACGACACCTATTCCGCACGCCAGGGTGTGGAGCACGATGACATGAATGTCCTGTGCATCGGTGGCCGGATCATCGGCAGCGAATTGGCGTTCGAGATCATTGACGCGTTTTTGAACGCCACCTACGCACCGCAGCCGCGGCATCAGCGGCGGCTGGACAAGGTGCTGGAGATTGAAAAGAAGGGCATCCAGGCCTGA
- a CDS encoding 30S ribosomal protein S1, with protein sequence MVNRNLIRNLEDDDILNELAVLAPEEEAEDWLLDAIAAEQQDYAQGKIVDGRIVELNDEWALIDVGFKSEGTVGLDEWGADEDPPKVGDTVRVLIEEMEDELGAADDPYGMIALSKRKAEKIIEWEKMMESVAEGQVVTGTVIRKIKGGLLVDIGVNVFLPGSQVDIRRPGDIGDFIGRVIQAEVLKIDDTRRNIVISRRSLIERQREEDRAYLMQELEVGQIRKGIVKNIADFGAFVDLGGIDGLLHITDMAWERIGHPTEMVSIDQEIEVKVLHIDREKQKIALGLKQKDRNPWENIEEKYPVDSVHPGEVVNVMSYGAFVKLEPGIEGLVHISEMSWTKRVNHPSELVNIGDKIDVMILGVDPEGQQLSLGMKQTQKNPWDDVLDRYPEGTDVNGKVRNLTNYGAFIELEEGIDGLLHVSDMSWTRKISHPSEMLEKGQELACRVLSVDEQRRRIALGLKQLDNDPWDGDIPDKYQPGQLIKGKVTKITNFGVFIGLEDGLEGLLHISELAEHKVEDPEEVVKVGDEIEVKVLRVDTDERKIGLSLKRVDWSEEQEKSAAAQEAAESGVPSSSVSDEDLKGGLGSAGPLIPTGGDE encoded by the coding sequence ATGGTCAACCGTAACCTCATTCGCAACCTCGAAGACGACGACATCCTCAACGAACTGGCCGTGCTGGCTCCGGAGGAAGAGGCGGAAGATTGGCTGCTCGATGCGATCGCCGCCGAGCAACAAGATTACGCCCAAGGCAAAATCGTCGACGGCCGCATCGTCGAACTCAATGACGAATGGGCATTGATCGACGTCGGATTCAAGAGCGAAGGCACCGTCGGGCTGGACGAATGGGGTGCCGACGAAGACCCGCCGAAGGTCGGCGACACCGTGCGTGTCCTGATCGAGGAAATGGAGGACGAGCTGGGCGCCGCCGATGACCCGTACGGCATGATCGCGCTGAGCAAGCGCAAAGCCGAAAAGATCATCGAGTGGGAAAAGATGATGGAATCGGTTGCCGAGGGCCAAGTGGTCACCGGTACCGTGATTCGCAAGATCAAGGGCGGCCTGTTGGTCGACATCGGCGTCAACGTCTTCCTGCCGGGCAGCCAAGTCGATATCCGACGCCCGGGCGACATCGGCGATTTCATCGGCCGCGTGATCCAAGCCGAAGTGCTGAAGATCGACGACACTCGTCGCAACATCGTCATCAGCCGCCGAAGCCTGATCGAACGTCAACGCGAAGAAGACCGCGCGTACCTGATGCAGGAATTGGAAGTCGGCCAGATCCGCAAGGGGATCGTCAAGAACATCGCCGACTTCGGTGCCTTCGTGGACCTGGGCGGCATCGACGGCCTGCTGCACATCACCGACATGGCTTGGGAACGCATCGGCCACCCGACCGAAATGGTTTCGATCGACCAAGAGATCGAAGTCAAAGTGCTGCACATCGACCGCGAGAAGCAAAAGATCGCGTTGGGTCTGAAGCAAAAAGACCGCAACCCCTGGGAAAACATCGAAGAGAAGTACCCGGTCGATTCGGTTCACCCCGGCGAAGTCGTCAACGTCATGTCCTACGGGGCGTTCGTCAAACTGGAACCGGGCATCGAAGGCCTGGTCCACATCAGCGAAATGTCGTGGACCAAACGGGTCAATCACCCCAGCGAACTGGTCAACATCGGCGACAAGATCGATGTGATGATCTTGGGCGTCGATCCGGAAGGCCAGCAACTGTCGCTGGGCATGAAGCAGACCCAAAAGAACCCGTGGGACGACGTCCTGGATCGTTACCCCGAAGGTACCGATGTCAACGGCAAGGTCCGCAACCTGACCAATTACGGTGCCTTCATCGAATTGGAAGAAGGCATCGACGGCTTGCTGCACGTCAGCGACATGTCGTGGACCCGAAAGATCAGCCACCCCAGCGAAATGCTGGAAAAGGGCCAGGAACTGGCCTGCCGCGTGCTGAGCGTCGACGAACAACGCCGCCGGATCGCATTGGGTCTGAAGCAACTGGACAACGACCCGTGGGATGGCGACATTCCGGACAAGTATCAACCGGGCCAACTGATCAAGGGCAAGGTCACCAAGATCACCAACTTCGGCGTCTTCATCGGACTCGAAGACGGCCTGGAAGGCTTGCTGCACATTAGCGAATTGGCCGAACACAAGGTCGAAGACCCCGAAGAAGTCGTCAAAGTCGGCGACGAAATCGAGGTCAAGGTCCTGCGTGTGGACACCGACGAACGCAAGATCGGCTTGTCGCTGAAGCGAGTCGACTGGAGCGAGGAACAAGAAAAGAGTGCCGCCGCACAGGAAGCCGCCGAGAGTGGCGTCCCGAGCAGCAGCGTCAGCGACGAAGATCTGAAGGGTGGTTTGGGCAGCGCAGGTCCGCTGATCCCGACCGGCGGCGACGAGTAA
- a CDS encoding NADP-dependent isocitrate dehydrogenase, whose amino-acid sequence MSETTPTIAYTHTDEAPALATFSWLPIVQAIGNAAGIRFETKDISLSGRILSAFPDSMPEGGAYPDALAQLGKAAKTPDANIIKLPNISASIPQLNAAIAELQSKGYRVPDYPAEPSTPEEEQIRATYAKVLGSAVNPVLREGNSDRRVAAPVKKYAQAHPHSMGDWAADSDAHVAHMSDGDFYGSEKSAVIEKAGSLKISLDTTDGQTVTLKEAVAVDDNEIVDASVMSVKKLRAFLAEQIDAARREGILLSLHLKATMMKVSDPIIFGHAVSVFFEDVFAKHAETLESLGVNPNNGMGGLENKIQSLPEEQQKQINADIQQTYSQRPALAMVDSDRGITNLHVPSDIIIDASMPAAIRSGGKMWGPDGKLHDTKAIIPDRCYAGVYQATIDFCRDNGAFDVTKMGTVNNVGLMAKKAEEYGSHDKTFEIPADGTVKVTDNSGNLIFEHTVEKGDIWRMCQTKDVAVVDWVRLAVERSRVTSWPAVFWLDKNRAHDANLIEKVQQYLQDHDTDGLDIQILAPVDATLHACQRAAKNENTISVTGNVLRDYLTDLFPILELGTSAKMLSIVPLLAGGGLFETGAGGSAPKHVQQFVEEGHLRWDSLGEFLALAASLDDLGRKRNDAKIALLAQCLDQATETFLSENKSPSRRVGELDTRGSHFYMAMYWADALANQDKDADIAETFAPIAAAMKKEESTIVDELNAAQGAAVDIGGYYLPDCEKTSAAMRPSPTLNAIIEKLA is encoded by the coding sequence ATGTCTGAAACCACACCGACCATCGCCTACACCCACACCGACGAAGCTCCCGCATTGGCGACGTTTTCGTGGCTGCCCATCGTTCAAGCGATCGGCAACGCCGCGGGCATTCGGTTCGAAACCAAAGACATTTCTCTGTCCGGACGAATACTGTCGGCGTTTCCCGACAGCATGCCCGAAGGCGGCGCGTATCCCGACGCGTTGGCACAGCTTGGCAAAGCGGCCAAAACGCCCGATGCAAACATCATCAAACTGCCCAACATCAGCGCATCGATCCCTCAGCTAAACGCGGCGATCGCGGAATTGCAGTCCAAGGGATACCGTGTGCCGGACTATCCCGCCGAACCATCCACCCCCGAGGAAGAACAAATCCGCGCGACCTACGCCAAGGTTTTGGGCAGCGCGGTCAATCCCGTCCTACGGGAAGGCAACAGCGACCGCCGTGTCGCCGCGCCTGTCAAGAAATACGCCCAGGCTCATCCGCACTCCATGGGTGATTGGGCCGCCGATTCCGATGCACACGTCGCCCACATGTCCGACGGTGACTTTTACGGCAGCGAAAAATCGGCGGTGATCGAAAAGGCTGGCAGCCTGAAAATCAGCTTGGACACCACCGACGGTCAAACGGTCACTTTGAAAGAAGCCGTCGCCGTGGATGACAACGAAATCGTCGACGCCAGCGTGATGAGCGTAAAGAAACTGCGGGCATTCCTGGCCGAGCAAATCGATGCGGCCCGGCGTGAAGGCATCCTGCTGTCGCTGCACCTGAAAGCGACGATGATGAAGGTGTCCGACCCAATCATCTTCGGACACGCGGTCAGCGTTTTCTTCGAGGACGTCTTTGCCAAGCACGCCGAAACCTTGGAATCACTGGGCGTGAATCCGAACAACGGCATGGGCGGTTTGGAAAACAAGATCCAATCGCTGCCGGAAGAACAACAGAAACAAATCAACGCCGACATCCAGCAGACGTATTCTCAACGTCCTGCCTTGGCGATGGTTGATTCGGATCGCGGCATCACCAACCTGCACGTGCCCAGCGACATCATCATCGATGCGTCGATGCCGGCGGCGATCCGCAGTGGCGGCAAGATGTGGGGACCCGACGGAAAATTGCACGACACCAAAGCAATCATTCCTGATCGTTGTTACGCCGGCGTCTATCAGGCGACGATCGATTTCTGTCGCGACAACGGCGCTTTCGACGTGACGAAGATGGGCACGGTCAACAACGTCGGCTTGATGGCCAAGAAAGCGGAAGAATACGGTTCGCACGACAAGACATTCGAAATCCCCGCCGACGGCACCGTCAAGGTCACCGACAACAGTGGCAACCTGATCTTCGAACACACGGTCGAAAAGGGCGACATCTGGCGGATGTGCCAAACCAAAGACGTGGCCGTTGTGGATTGGGTGCGATTGGCCGTCGAACGATCCCGCGTGACGTCTTGGCCCGCCGTGTTCTGGTTGGACAAGAACCGAGCCCACGACGCCAACCTGATCGAAAAGGTCCAGCAATACCTACAGGATCACGATACCGACGGGCTGGACATCCAAATCTTGGCACCGGTCGATGCAACGCTGCATGCCTGCCAGCGGGCCGCCAAGAACGAGAACACGATTAGCGTGACGGGTAACGTCCTGCGGGATTATCTGACCGACTTGTTCCCGATCTTGGAACTGGGCACCAGTGCCAAGATGTTGTCGATCGTCCCGTTGCTGGCCGGCGGCGGATTGTTCGAAACCGGTGCGGGCGGTTCGGCCCCCAAACACGTGCAACAGTTTGTCGAAGAAGGCCACCTGCGTTGGGATTCGCTGGGCGAATTTTTGGCGCTGGCCGCTTCGCTGGACGACTTGGGACGCAAACGCAACGACGCCAAGATCGCGTTGTTGGCCCAGTGTTTGGACCAGGCCACTGAAACGTTCCTGTCAGAAAACAAATCGCCTTCGCGGCGTGTCGGTGAACTGGACACCCGTGGAAGCCACTTTTACATGGCGATGTACTGGGCCGATGCATTGGCCAACCAAGACAAAGACGCGGACATCGCAGAAACGTTCGCACCGATCGCCGCGGCGATGAAGAAGGAAGAATCGACGATCGTCGATGAACTGAACGCCGCCCAGGGCGCGGCGGTCGACATCGGCGGATACTATCTGCCGGATTGCGAGAAGACATCGGCGGCGATGCGGCCCAGTCCGACCCTGAACGCGATCATTGAAAAGCTGGCGTAA
- a CDS encoding superoxide dismutase produces the protein MAYTLPDLPYAYDALEPHIDARTMEIHHTKHHNAYITKVNAAIEGTDLEKLSIEDLVSNLGNVPADKLGAVRNNGGGHANHSLFWTVMGPGKGGQPSGDLADAINKACGSFDGFKEAFSNAAATRFGSGWAWLYVDGGELKVGSTANQDSPLMGADIAGISGTPILGLDVWEHAYYLNYQNRRPDYISAFFNVVNWDAVAERYAAAK, from the coding sequence ATGGCTTACACCCTTCCCGATTTGCCCTACGCATACGACGCGCTGGAACCCCACATCGACGCGCGGACGATGGAGATCCACCACACCAAGCACCACAACGCCTACATCACCAAAGTCAACGCGGCGATCGAAGGCACCGATCTGGAAAAGCTGAGCATCGAAGACCTGGTCAGCAATCTGGGTAACGTCCCAGCCGACAAGCTGGGGGCGGTTCGCAACAACGGCGGCGGACACGCCAACCACAGCCTGTTTTGGACCGTGATGGGCCCGGGCAAAGGCGGCCAGCCCAGCGGCGATTTGGCCGATGCGATCAACAAAGCCTGTGGATCGTTTGACGGTTTCAAAGAAGCCTTCAGCAACGCCGCAGCCACCCGATTCGGCAGCGGTTGGGCTTGGTTGTACGTCGACGGTGGCGAACTGAAAGTGGGCAGCACGGCCAACCAAGACAGCCCGTTGATGGGTGCCGATATCGCCGGCATCTCGGGCACGCCGATTCTGGGATTGGACGTCTGGGAACACGCGTACTATCTGAACTATCAAAACCGTCGTCCCGACTACATCAGCGCGTTCTTCAACGTCGTGAATTGGGACGCCGTCGCCGAACGCTACGCCGCCGCGAAGTGA